The proteins below come from a single Salinilacihabitans rarus genomic window:
- a CDS encoding valine--tRNA ligase: MSTDAEARERDDDGLDGGYDPDEVEPKWQQRWVDADTYRYEGDPGQDPNTVYSIDTPPPTVSGSLHMGHLYGHTLQDFAARFQRMADGDVLFPFGYDDNGIASERLTEKELDIRHQEYERREFQQLCREVCQEYEAEFTEKMQGLGCSIDWNNTYKTIEPRVQRISQLSFLDLYEKGREYRKKAPAIWCPECETAISQVEMEDMERGSHFNDIAFDLVGEDAPREEFVISTTRPELLPACVSVFVHPDDEENQDLVGETARIPIFGHEVPIIADDRVDMEKGSGVVMCCTFGDQKDIEWYQAHDLPLRVAIDESATMTDLAGEYEGLSTEAAREAIVEDLDAAGYLRDRREISHTVQVHERCDTPVEFRVSKQWYVEILDHKEEYLEAGREMDWYPEKMFTRYKHWIEGLEWDWLISRQRDSGIPFPVWYCADCDHEVVAEKADLPVDPLSDDPPVDTCPECGHDEFVPEDDVFDTWATSSLTPLINAGWDWDAEAEAFRMEHPELYPFDLRPQGHDIISFWLFHTIVKCYEHTGEVPFDATMINGHVLDENREKMSKSRGNVVEPSEVLAEYPVDAVRFWAASAAVGDDFPFSEKDIVAGEKLLRKLWNASKLVDSLAPREPDEPAELEAIDRWLLAELDAAVEELTDHFAEYEFAKARNRLRTFFWNTFCDDYLEIAKTREDESSTAYALRTAHRAFLKLWAPFLPHVTEEIWQALYAGEGSLDETSVHTYEWPDPRGYEADLEAGETAMEVISALRRYKSERQLPLNADLGSVSVFGPIEGFEAAISDVMHVAALEALDEPPEITTEVAAIDLDYATIGPKFGSKVGEIDAAIEAGEYELDEETGVLRVAGEELDEDLFEVELERTYSGDGEMLETESAVVVVE, encoded by the coding sequence ATGAGCACGGACGCCGAAGCCCGCGAGCGCGACGACGACGGCCTCGACGGCGGCTACGACCCCGACGAGGTCGAGCCGAAGTGGCAGCAGCGGTGGGTCGACGCCGATACCTACCGCTACGAGGGCGACCCGGGACAGGACCCGAACACCGTCTACTCGATCGACACGCCGCCGCCGACGGTCTCGGGGAGCCTGCACATGGGCCACCTCTACGGCCACACCCTCCAGGACTTCGCCGCGCGCTTCCAGCGGATGGCCGACGGCGACGTGCTGTTCCCGTTCGGCTACGACGACAACGGGATCGCCTCCGAGCGACTGACCGAGAAGGAACTCGACATCCGCCACCAGGAGTACGAGCGCCGCGAGTTCCAGCAGCTCTGCCGGGAGGTCTGCCAGGAGTACGAGGCCGAGTTCACCGAGAAGATGCAGGGGCTGGGCTGCTCGATCGACTGGAACAACACGTACAAGACGATCGAGCCCCGCGTCCAGCGCATCTCGCAACTCTCCTTCCTCGACCTCTACGAGAAGGGCCGCGAGTACCGCAAGAAGGCGCCGGCGATCTGGTGTCCCGAGTGCGAGACCGCCATCTCGCAGGTCGAGATGGAGGACATGGAGCGGGGTTCGCACTTCAACGACATCGCGTTCGACCTCGTCGGCGAGGACGCCCCGCGCGAGGAGTTCGTCATCTCGACGACCCGTCCCGAACTGCTGCCGGCGTGTGTCTCGGTGTTCGTCCACCCCGACGACGAGGAGAATCAGGACCTCGTCGGCGAGACGGCCCGCATCCCGATCTTCGGCCACGAGGTGCCGATCATCGCGGACGACCGCGTCGACATGGAGAAAGGCAGCGGGGTCGTCATGTGCTGTACCTTCGGCGACCAGAAGGACATCGAGTGGTACCAGGCCCACGACCTCCCGCTTCGCGTCGCGATCGACGAGTCCGCGACGATGACCGACCTCGCCGGCGAGTACGAGGGGCTGTCGACCGAGGCGGCCCGCGAGGCCATCGTCGAGGACCTCGACGCGGCGGGCTACCTCCGGGACCGCCGCGAGATCAGCCACACGGTGCAGGTCCACGAGCGCTGTGACACGCCCGTCGAGTTCCGCGTCTCCAAGCAGTGGTACGTCGAAATCTTAGACCACAAGGAGGAGTACCTCGAGGCCGGCCGGGAGATGGACTGGTACCCGGAGAAGATGTTCACCCGGTACAAACACTGGATCGAGGGACTGGAGTGGGACTGGCTGATCTCCCGCCAGCGCGACTCGGGCATCCCGTTCCCCGTCTGGTACTGCGCCGACTGCGACCACGAGGTCGTGGCCGAGAAGGCGGACCTCCCGGTCGACCCGCTGTCGGACGACCCGCCCGTGGACACGTGTCCGGAGTGCGGCCACGACGAGTTCGTCCCCGAGGACGACGTCTTCGACACGTGGGCCACGTCGTCGCTCACCCCCCTCATCAACGCCGGCTGGGACTGGGACGCCGAGGCCGAGGCGTTCCGGATGGAGCACCCGGAACTGTACCCGTTCGACCTGCGCCCGCAGGGTCACGACATCATCTCGTTCTGGCTGTTCCACACCATCGTCAAGTGCTACGAACACACCGGCGAGGTGCCGTTCGACGCGACGATGATAAACGGCCACGTCTTGGACGAGAACCGCGAGAAGATGTCCAAATCGCGGGGCAACGTCGTCGAACCCAGCGAGGTGCTCGCGGAGTACCCGGTCGACGCCGTCCGGTTCTGGGCGGCCAGCGCCGCCGTCGGCGACGACTTCCCGTTCAGCGAGAAGGACATCGTCGCCGGCGAGAAGCTGCTGCGAAAGCTCTGGAACGCCTCGAAGCTGGTCGACTCGCTCGCGCCGCGCGAGCCCGACGAACCCGCGGAACTCGAGGCGATCGACCGCTGGCTGCTCGCGGAACTCGACGCCGCGGTCGAGGAACTGACCGACCACTTCGCCGAGTACGAGTTCGCCAAGGCGCGCAACCGCCTGCGGACGTTCTTCTGGAACACGTTCTGTGACGACTACCTCGAAATCGCCAAGACCAGGGAGGACGAGTCCTCGACGGCGTACGCGCTGCGGACGGCCCACCGGGCGTTCCTGAAGCTGTGGGCGCCGTTCCTCCCGCACGTCACGGAGGAGATCTGGCAGGCGCTGTACGCCGGCGAGGGGAGCCTCGACGAGACGAGCGTCCACACCTACGAGTGGCCCGACCCGCGCGGCTACGAGGCCGACCTCGAGGCCGGCGAGACGGCGATGGAAGTCATCTCCGCGCTGCGGCGGTACAAGTCCGAGCGCCAGCTTCCGCTCAACGCCGACCTCGGGTCCGTCTCGGTCTTCGGCCCGATCGAGGGCTTCGAGGCGGCGATCAGCGACGTGATGCACGTCGCGGCGCTCGAAGCGCTCGACGAGCCGCCGGAGATCACGACCGAGGTGGCCGCGATCGACCTCGACTACGCCACCATCGGGCCGAAGTTCGGATCGAAGGTCGGCGAGATCGACGCCGCCATCGAGGCCGGCGAGTACGAACTCGACGAGGAGACGGGCGTGCTTCGCGTCGCCGGCGAGGAACTCGACGAGGACCTCTTCGAGGTGGAACTCGAACGGACCTACTCCGGCGACGGCGAGATGCTCGAAACCGAGTCGGCGGTCGTCGTCGTCGAGTAA
- a CDS encoding DUF1405 domain-containing protein encodes MTEPTRLPERAPLPRYLAPVPKRVEDLGLRYAWLVVAVNLAGTAFGFWYYSSQFATTPAIMWPWVPDSPFATLLIALAIASWKLGRERPWLTALAFFGNVILGLWTPYTLLAFADAYDYLHPAMYQFLFWSHLAMVVQALVLHRITDFPVWAVAVALLWYWSNLVVDYFVPVVGDAPHHTVIPVARDAPTFLGADALGTVAVGEVTFTLLALFLALATRAKTCESRANRTRG; translated from the coding sequence ATGACCGAGCCGACACGGTTGCCGGAGCGAGCGCCGCTGCCCCGCTACCTCGCGCCGGTGCCGAAGCGGGTGGAGGACCTCGGGCTACGGTACGCGTGGCTCGTCGTCGCCGTCAACCTCGCCGGCACCGCGTTCGGGTTCTGGTACTACTCCTCGCAGTTCGCCACGACGCCGGCGATCATGTGGCCGTGGGTGCCCGACAGCCCGTTCGCGACGCTGCTGATCGCGCTGGCGATCGCCTCGTGGAAACTGGGCCGCGAGCGGCCGTGGCTCACCGCGCTCGCGTTCTTCGGGAACGTGATCCTCGGGCTGTGGACGCCGTACACGCTGCTGGCGTTCGCCGACGCCTACGACTACCTCCACCCCGCGATGTACCAGTTCCTCTTCTGGAGCCACCTCGCGATGGTCGTCCAGGCGCTGGTCCTCCACCGCATCACCGACTTCCCCGTGTGGGCGGTCGCCGTCGCGCTGCTGTGGTACTGGTCGAACCTCGTCGTCGACTACTTCGTCCCGGTCGTCGGCGACGCCCCCCACCACACCGTGATCCCCGTCGCCCGCGACGCCCCGACGTTCCTCGGGGCTGACGCCCTCGGCACCGTCGCCGTCGGCGAGGTGACGTTCACGCTGCTCGCGCTGTTTCTGGCGCTGGCCACGCGGGCGAAAACGTGTGAAAGCCGGGCGAATCGAACGAGAGGGTGA
- the pdxS gene encoding pyridoxal 5'-phosphate synthase lyase subunit PdxS, with the protein MPTTTDLEDLRRGTDLVKRGFARMQKGGVIMDVVNPEQARIAEEAGAVAVMALEAVPADIRKRGGVARMADPAEVEAIIDAVSIPVMGKARIGHTKEAEILEAVGVDMIDESEVLTPADDAYHIDKREFTAPFVCGARDLGEALRRIGEGAAMIRTKGEAGTGDVNQAVHHQRTIKGEIRKLEGMSHEEREAYAREIRAPADLVHETAEMGRLPVVNFAAGGIATPADAALMMHHECDGIFVGSGIFGAENPEAMADAIVRAVNDWDDPEALAEISKNIGAGMRGDANVDLPDEEKLQGRGV; encoded by the coding sequence ATGCCGACCACGACCGACCTCGAGGATCTGCGGCGCGGAACCGACCTCGTCAAGCGGGGCTTCGCTCGAATGCAGAAAGGCGGCGTCATCATGGACGTCGTGAACCCCGAACAGGCGCGCATCGCCGAGGAGGCCGGTGCCGTGGCCGTGATGGCTCTGGAGGCCGTCCCGGCGGACATCAGAAAGCGCGGCGGCGTCGCCCGGATGGCCGACCCCGCGGAGGTCGAGGCGATCATCGACGCCGTCTCCATCCCCGTGATGGGCAAGGCCCGCATCGGCCACACGAAGGAGGCGGAGATCCTCGAGGCCGTCGGCGTCGACATGATCGACGAGTCCGAGGTGCTGACGCCGGCCGACGACGCCTACCACATCGACAAGCGCGAGTTCACCGCGCCGTTCGTCTGTGGCGCCCGCGACCTCGGCGAGGCGCTGCGCCGGATCGGCGAGGGCGCGGCGATGATCCGCACCAAGGGCGAAGCCGGCACCGGCGACGTCAACCAGGCGGTCCACCACCAGCGCACCATCAAAGGCGAGATCCGCAAACTCGAGGGGATGAGCCACGAGGAACGGGAGGCTTACGCCCGCGAGATCAGGGCGCCCGCCGACCTCGTCCACGAGACTGCCGAGATGGGACGGCTCCCCGTGGTCAACTTCGCCGCCGGCGGCATCGCGACCCCCGCCGACGCCGCGCTCATGATGCACCACGAGTGCGACGGCATCTTCGTCGGCAGCGGCATCTTCGGTGCCGAGAACCCCGAGGCGATGGCCGACGCCATCGTCCGGGCGGTCAACGACTGGGACGACCCCGAGGCGCTGGCCGAAATCTCGAAAAACATCGGCGCGGGGATGAGAGGCGACGCCAACGTCGACCTTCCCGACGAGGAGAAGTTGCAGGGTCGGGGCGTCTAG
- a CDS encoding radical SAM protein, which translates to MDHPRSRDGSASDGDGNGGHEHDHGHPGPGPDYDRTPLVVTWEVTQACALACDHCRAEATPERHPDELTTEEGLALFDQVASFDGRQPFLVLSGGDPLERPDLFDLIEGARDRGLRPSVTPATTPALDRETVERLADAGVERLAVSLDGATPERHDAFRGEAGTFEAAIRAARHAREAGISTQVNTTVTAATVSDLPAIADRVEDLGAAMWEVFFLVPIGRGETLDQLRPTEAAAVAAWLYRRSQAAPYRVITVEAPFYRRVAREVATAAGERPRRVGSTGAGNGFVFVSYDGEVYPSGFMPTSAGNVREESLVTIYRESDLLRALRDRESFSGPCGDCAATEVCGGSRSRAYAATGDPRGSDPLCPWAATDHAYDAADAPWLDAGTVPEVMR; encoded by the coding sequence ATGGACCACCCGCGTTCGCGCGACGGATCCGCGAGTGACGGCGACGGGAACGGCGGCCACGAACACGACCACGGCCACCCCGGCCCCGGACCGGACTACGACCGGACGCCGCTCGTGGTCACCTGGGAGGTGACACAGGCCTGCGCGCTCGCCTGCGACCACTGTCGTGCCGAGGCGACGCCGGAGCGCCACCCGGACGAACTCACGACCGAGGAGGGTCTCGCGCTCTTCGATCAGGTCGCGTCGTTCGACGGCCGGCAGCCGTTTCTCGTCCTCTCGGGCGGCGACCCGCTCGAACGACCGGACCTGTTCGACCTGATCGAGGGGGCCCGCGACCGCGGCCTGCGGCCGTCGGTCACGCCGGCGACGACGCCGGCGCTCGACCGCGAGACCGTCGAGCGACTCGCCGACGCCGGCGTCGAACGGCTGGCGGTCAGCCTCGACGGCGCGACCCCCGAGCGCCACGACGCCTTCCGCGGCGAGGCCGGCACGTTCGAGGCGGCGATCCGCGCGGCGAGACACGCCCGCGAGGCCGGGATCTCGACGCAGGTCAACACGACGGTCACCGCCGCGACCGTCTCGGACCTCCCGGCGATCGCAGACCGCGTCGAGGACCTCGGGGCGGCGATGTGGGAGGTGTTCTTCCTCGTCCCGATCGGCCGCGGCGAGACCCTCGACCAGCTCCGGCCGACCGAGGCCGCCGCGGTGGCGGCGTGGCTCTACCGGCGCTCGCAGGCGGCGCCCTACCGCGTGATCACCGTCGAAGCACCCTTCTACCGCCGGGTGGCGCGGGAGGTCGCGACCGCGGCGGGCGAGCGGCCCCGGCGGGTGGGGTCGACTGGCGCCGGCAACGGCTTCGTCTTCGTCAGCTACGACGGCGAGGTCTACCCCTCCGGGTTCATGCCGACGAGCGCGGGGAACGTCCGCGAGGAGTCGCTCGTGACGATCTACCGGGAGTCGGACCTGCTGCGGGCGCTGCGCGACCGCGAGTCGTTTTCGGGGCCCTGCGGCGACTGCGCCGCGACCGAGGTCTGCGGGGGCTCTCGCTCCCGGGCTTACGCGGCGACGGGCGACCCCCGCGGGAGCGATCCGCTCTGCCCGTGGGCGGCGACGGACCACGCCTACGACGCCGCCGACGCGCCGTGGCTCGACGCGGGGACGGTGCCCGAGGTGATGCGGTGA
- a CDS encoding Lrp/AsnC family transcriptional regulator, giving the protein MSDDWREGLDAVDEALLDGYQRGFPVERRPFEAIGADLGIDGDEAFDRVRALVDRGAIRRVGPVLAPSAIGSSTLAALSVPDDEFAAAAAVVNGYPQVSHNYRRDHEWNMWFVLAAGSRARRDALLADIAAETGREPLVLPKLRTYGVDLAFAVGGDDRTPGESSAADERPRAGTPREEQSVSLTRFEGDLLLEIQDGLPPSATPYADVAASLGADVDDVLAALDRLLDRGAVKRVGCVVSHRKTGFDANCMVVWAVPEDAVDAVGREVAAYPFVTKCYRRPRRPDRGWEYTLFTMLHGRSRAAVDERIDDLAAEIQYPHERLSTVEKLKQTGVRFERLGEGR; this is encoded by the coding sequence GTGAGCGACGACTGGCGCGAGGGGCTGGACGCGGTCGACGAGGCGCTGCTCGACGGCTACCAGCGCGGGTTCCCCGTCGAGCGCCGGCCGTTCGAGGCGATCGGCGCCGACCTCGGGATCGACGGCGACGAGGCCTTCGACCGCGTCCGGGCGCTGGTCGACCGCGGGGCCATCCGACGGGTGGGGCCGGTGCTCGCCCCCTCCGCGATCGGGTCGTCGACGCTCGCGGCGCTCTCGGTGCCGGACGACGAGTTCGCGGCCGCCGCCGCGGTCGTCAACGGCTACCCGCAGGTCAGCCACAACTACCGCCGGGACCACGAGTGGAACATGTGGTTCGTGCTCGCGGCCGGGTCGCGCGCGAGGCGGGACGCCCTCCTCGCCGATATCGCCGCCGAGACGGGCCGGGAGCCGCTGGTCCTCCCGAAACTGCGAACCTACGGCGTCGACCTCGCGTTCGCCGTCGGCGGCGACGACCGGACGCCGGGCGAGTCCTCGGCGGCCGACGAACGGCCGCGCGCCGGCACACCCCGCGAGGAGCAGTCCGTCTCCCTGACGCGCTTCGAGGGGGACCTCCTGCTCGAGATACAGGACGGCCTCCCGCCGTCGGCGACGCCCTACGCGGACGTCGCGGCGTCGCTCGGGGCCGACGTCGACGACGTGCTCGCGGCGCTCGACCGGTTGCTCGACCGCGGTGCCGTCAAGCGGGTCGGGTGCGTCGTCAGCCACCGGAAGACCGGGTTCGACGCGAACTGCATGGTCGTCTGGGCGGTTCCGGAGGACGCGGTCGACGCGGTCGGCCGCGAGGTCGCCGCCTACCCGTTCGTGACGAAGTGCTACCGTCGGCCGCGCCGTCCCGACCGGGGCTGGGAGTACACCCTGTTCACCATGCTCCACGGCCGGTCGCGGGCGGCCGTCGACGAGCGGATCGACGACCTCGCCGCCGAGATCCAGTACCCTCACGAGCGCCTCTCCACGGTCGAGAAGCTGAAACAGACCGGCGTCCGCTTCGAGCGCCTCGGCGAGGGCCGGTAG
- a CDS encoding homoserine kinase: protein MLTVRAPATSANLGSGFDVFGLALGAPADVIRVERAPETTIEVTGVGSQYIPDDPAKNTVGAVAEALDAPAYIRIDKGVRPSSGLGSSAASAAAAAVALDELYDRGRSREELVPVAAEGEALVSGEAHADNVAPALLGGFTVVTDDGVTRVDASLSLVACLPDITVSTRDARGVVPDSAALPDVVETVGNAATLAVGMARDDPDLVGRGMDDGIVTPERAALIDGYDAVREAALDAGATGVTVSGAGPALLAVCRRPDRRAVAAAMLDAFDDAGVESRAYQTRVGDGARLYR, encoded by the coding sequence ATGCTCACCGTGCGGGCGCCGGCGACGAGTGCGAACCTGGGCAGCGGTTTCGACGTCTTCGGTCTCGCGCTCGGGGCGCCCGCCGACGTGATCCGGGTCGAACGCGCCCCGGAGACGACCATCGAGGTGACCGGCGTCGGCAGCCAGTACATCCCGGACGACCCCGCGAAGAACACCGTCGGCGCGGTCGCGGAGGCCCTCGACGCGCCCGCCTACATCCGGATCGACAAGGGCGTCCGGCCGTCCTCCGGCCTCGGCTCGTCGGCCGCCAGCGCCGCCGCCGCGGCCGTCGCGCTCGACGAACTCTACGACCGCGGCCGCTCCCGCGAGGAACTCGTCCCGGTCGCCGCCGAGGGCGAGGCGCTGGTCTCCGGGGAGGCCCACGCCGACAACGTCGCCCCGGCGCTGCTCGGCGGCTTCACCGTCGTCACCGACGACGGCGTCACCCGCGTCGACGCCTCGCTGTCGCTGGTGGCGTGTCTCCCCGACATCACCGTCTCCACGCGCGACGCGCGCGGCGTCGTCCCCGACTCGGCCGCCCTCCCCGACGTCGTCGAGACGGTCGGGAACGCCGCCACGCTGGCCGTCGGCATGGCCCGCGACGACCCCGACCTCGTCGGCCGCGGCATGGACGACGGCATCGTCACCCCCGAACGCGCCGCGCTCATCGACGGCTACGACGCCGTCCGCGAGGCGGCCCTCGATGCGGGCGCGACGGGCGTCACCGTCAGCGGCGCGGGGCCGGCCCTGCTCGCGGTCTGTCGCCGGCCCGACCGGCGCGCGGTCGCCGCCGCGATGCTCGACGCCTTCGACGATGCCGGCGTCGAGAGCCGCGCCTACCAGACCCGCGTCGGCGACGGCGCCCGACTGTACCGCTGA
- a CDS encoding DUF5786 family protein, which translates to MGFGSYDESEQRQPDADDDGESAGVTVHENDYEGEMSVETGGSTDDLLGQLQDIKASKDE; encoded by the coding sequence ATGGGTTTTGGTAGCTACGACGAGTCCGAGCAACGGCAACCCGACGCGGACGACGACGGCGAGAGCGCGGGCGTCACCGTCCACGAGAACGACTACGAGGGCGAGATGAGCGTCGAGACCGGCGGCTCGACCGACGACCTCCTCGGGCAACTCCAGGACATCAAGGCGTCGAAAGACGAGTAA